GGCGATGTTTTGCGCATCAACCAAAATCTCGCCAGAGCTTGGTTTACTCAGTCCTCCTATAAGAGAGAGCAGTGTACTTTTGCCACTGCCACTCACCCCTTTTAAGATCACGATTTGCCCATCTTCAATGCTAAGATTGATATTTTTAAGCGCGTAAAAGGCATTGGGTTTATTGGGGTTGTAAAGCTTATTGAGATTTTGAATGATAATGTTACTCATGATTTTACCGCCTCGCTCATGTCGCTGATCGCGATTTTCCATGCGGGTAAAATGACAAAGGCTAAGAACGGAATGACGCCAAAGAGGAAGATCAAAAAGAGCAGATTGAGATCTACCACAGGGGTGAGGGAGATGCTGTTTTCAAGTTCATTGCCTAAGAAAATATTGCGCAGATAAGGCGCGTTGAAGACAAACACATAAACGTAAGCCAACGCCACACCTAAAAGATACGCACTCACGGAAACCACCGTGTTTTGAATGAATTTAAGCGCGATGATGTCTTTGATGCAAAAGCCAAGACTTCGCAAAATTGCGATCTCTTTTTTCTTTTCGCCATACACCAAACTGATCTGGTTTTTAAGCAGAATGAAAAACGAAACCAGCGCAATCACGTACAAAATCATGAAAATGCCCCCTTTGTAGTAGTACAGATGGCGCACCGCGCTCATAGCATCTTCTTGCGTGGTTGCTTTGGCACTGGGGTAAATCTCGACAATTTTAAGCGCAACATTGCCCACTTCATTGGGGTTTGGAACGCTCACATAGAGCTTTGAGTACTCATCCATCTCCATGCCGAGCACTGCGCGTGCCGTGTTGGGATTGAGAAAGATCGCATCGTTGGAGAGGATGTTCGTTCCCTTAGGGGCGATTTTGTTGATTTTAACTTTAATGAGGCGCTCTTCGGTGAGGAAGTGAAACTCATCTTCGTAGTAAAGCTCTGCCATCGCTTTTTGAACACCCTGACCTATGATCATCTCATCTTTTGCCAAACTTGCATCGCCGATGATGTGAAACCACAGACGCTTTTGCGCGAAATAATGGTAACCATCCACCACGCCTTCGACACTGCTCACGCCTGTAATTTGAGAAGCGTCATACACATGCCCCTCGTGCATCTGATACGCGCGCCCTGCCCTTGTGTTCTCGACGACAATGGAAGGCTGAGCGTTGATGCTTTGGATCAAATCGTACTGCAACGAGTCCGAGATAAAAAGCACCGAGCTTAAGATAAAGACGATAAACGAGAAGATCAAAAAGCTAAAAAGATGGTCATTTCGATCTTTAAAGAGCAGTAAAATCGCATACTCGACAAAGTTTTTACGGAACATACACAAACCTTTTGTATTCGTGTGTTGGGAAGCTCAAAGAGGGTTTGGCATCTTTTACATGTAAAGAGAGTGCGGTGAGCTCTTCGGCTTTTTTTTGAGTAGGAAAACTAAATGCATGCACCACTAATACAAGGTAAATCATCGAAAATGAGGCGGCAAGCATGGCTAAAAATTTCATAGACTTTTGACCAACGCTTCGGTGATTTCATCAAAAGCGATGACTTTTTGACCATTATGGTCGCGTGCAAAATTTTGTGCTTCTTCTTGCGTCGCAAACGGGATGAGTTCACTGCCCATCGGTCCATACACGTTAGAGCCAATGACATAAAACGCTTTGGAAGCTTCTAGTTTTAAGAGCTTGTAATAATCACTGACATAGAGTTTATCGCTGCTTAATTTTCTGGCATATGCGTACTTCATCATGTCTTTGACACCATCAAAATAGAACTTTTTTTCTCCATCGTACAGCGCGACCCATTGCGGGTATTTGGCGACAAACATGCCACAAATGGGGCATTTTGCATCTTTAGGAACCTCTATTTTTGCTACAGGAACTACCGTTGAAAGCGTGGCTTTTTTTCCAAAATCGTTAGGAAAATCTTCCGCCGCTACGGCAAACGCCGCTTCAAAATTCATGATTTTACCACCGTTATCCGAGACAAAAAGAAGCGCATCTTTTTCATTGCCAAACGCGTAACTGCTCGTGCGTGACATCGTTCCTCGCACTTTACTTCCCACAACATAATAGGCTTTTTTCACATCAATGAGCTCTAACGTGATCGTATCCACCACTTTGGCATCCTGTGGAATCACG
Above is a genomic segment from Sulfurospirillum halorespirans DSM 13726 containing:
- a CDS encoding ABC transporter permease codes for the protein MFRKNFVEYAILLLFKDRNDHLFSFLIFSFIVFILSSVLFISDSLQYDLIQSINAQPSIVVENTRAGRAYQMHEGHVYDASQITGVSSVEGVVDGYHYFAQKRLWFHIIGDASLAKDEMIIGQGVQKAMAELYYEDEFHFLTEERLIKVKINKIAPKGTNILSNDAIFLNPNTARAVLGMEMDEYSKLYVSVPNPNEVGNVALKIVEIYPSAKATTQEDAMSAVRHLYYYKGGIFMILYVIALVSFFILLKNQISLVYGEKKKEIAILRSLGFCIKDIIALKFIQNTVVSVSAYLLGVALAYVYVFVFNAPYLRNIFLGNELENSISLTPVVDLNLLFLIFLFGVIPFLAFVILPAWKIAISDMSEAVKS
- a CDS encoding nitrous oxide reductase accessory protein NosL produces the protein MMVLRAVLILFILLNSAYAQMFQSVPEANATLIQSGKEKYACPNCGMHLVKFYKTSHTHENHQYCSIHCLYESTQGVIPQDAKVVDTITLELIDVKKAYYVVGSKVRGTMSRTSSYAFGNEKDALLFVSDNGGKIMNFEAAFAVAAEDFPNDFGKKATLSTVVPVAKIEVPKDAKCPICGMFVAKYPQWVALYDGEKKFYFDGVKDMMKYAYARKLSSDKLYVSDYYKLLKLEASKAFYVIGSNVYGPMGSELIPFATQEEAQNFARDHNGQKVIAFDEITEALVKSL